A region of Buchnera aphidicola (Nurudea yanoniella) DNA encodes the following proteins:
- the gltX gene encoding glutamate--tRNA ligase: MLVITRFAPSPTGYLHIGSLRTALYSWLFARSKNGKFILRIEDTDFKRSTKVAISEIVKNLKWLGLDWDAGPYFQSEKIEYYKSIIISMIESGLAYKCYCTNDRLNILRKNQLLNGEKPKYDRKCRNFIHEHKNNAEYVVRFCNPLNGIVSFCDEIRGKISFNNNELDDVIIQRTSGIPTYNFCAVIDDRDMKITHVIRGEDHINNTPRQINLFNALQSKIPSYAHVSMILDTKGKKLSKRENVVSVSEYKFQGYLPDALLNYIVRLGWAHGNQEIFSINDMKKLFILNKVNPSPSRFDISKLLWLNRFYIRNLPKCLIKQHLKYQFKKQGIDYLEGPNLDELIDLVGSRYNTLRDMVYFSRYFYSNDITCNMEAFEKYLIKSTSTILERVYNEIMNIQIWSLKNVLIMIRMLINELNISFKELSMPVRVAITGDIVSPSIHIVIYGVGKKRSLLRIKDALLYIKKVDIKKCNL, encoded by the coding sequence ATGTTAGTTATAACAAGATTTGCTCCTAGTCCTACTGGATATTTGCATATTGGAAGTTTACGTACAGCTTTATATTCATGGTTATTTGCTAGAAGTAAAAATGGAAAATTTATTTTACGTATTGAAGATACAGACTTTAAACGTTCTACAAAAGTTGCAATATCAGAAATAGTAAAAAATTTAAAATGGTTAGGATTAGATTGGGATGCAGGCCCTTATTTTCAAAGCGAAAAAATTGAGTATTATAAAAGTATTATTATTTCTATGATTGAATCAGGACTAGCATATAAATGTTATTGTACAAACGATAGATTAAATATTTTAAGAAAAAATCAGTTATTAAATGGTGAAAAACCAAAATATGATAGAAAATGTAGAAATTTTATACATGAACATAAAAATAATGCAGAATATGTAGTACGATTTTGTAATCCATTAAATGGAATAGTATCTTTTTGTGATGAAATTAGAGGGAAAATATCGTTTAACAATAATGAATTAGACGATGTAATTATTCAGAGAACTAGTGGTATTCCTACGTATAATTTCTGTGCAGTAATAGATGATCGTGATATGAAGATTACGCATGTAATTAGAGGAGAAGATCATATTAACAATACACCTCGTCAGATTAATTTGTTTAATGCATTGCAATCTAAAATTCCGTCGTATGCACATGTTTCAATGATATTAGATACAAAAGGGAAAAAATTGTCTAAAAGAGAGAATGTAGTCAGCGTATCAGAATATAAATTTCAAGGTTATTTACCAGATGCATTACTTAATTATATAGTGCGATTAGGATGGGCACATGGAAATCAAGAAATTTTTAGTATTAATGATATGAAAAAATTATTTATATTAAATAAAGTTAATCCATCTCCAAGTCGTTTTGATATCAGTAAATTATTGTGGTTAAATCGATTTTATATAAGAAATTTACCTAAATGTCTTATTAAACAGCATCTTAAATATCAGTTTAAAAAACAAGGAATTGATTATTTGGAAGGACCTAACTTAGATGAACTTATAGATTTAGTAGGTTCTCGATATAATACTTTAAGGGATATGGTTTATTTTTCTCGTTATTTTTATAGTAATGATATTACTTGTAATATGGAAGCTTTTGAAAAATATTTAATTAAATCTACTTCTACTATTTTGGAACGTGTATATAATGAAATCATGAATATTCAAATATGGAGTTTAAAAAATGTATTAATTATGATTCGAATGTTAATAAATGAGTTGAATATAAGTTTCAAAGAATTGTCAATGCCTGTTCGTGTAGCTATTACAGGAGATATTGTTTCTCCTAGTATTCATATTGTTATATATGGGGTGGGTAAAAAAAGGTCTTTATTGAGAATTAAAGATGCATTATTATATATCAAAAAAGTTGACATTAAAAAATGTAATTTATAA
- a CDS encoding flagellar hook-basal body complex protein FliE, producing the protein MLIDTMEDSIKLMTTLGSLMNISNSEDKNLPESFLDYVKNTFNILSSDQKKIENESKNLEKNENKPLDLHDLLIKLQKNLISTETILQVRNKLMSGYQEMMNLQI; encoded by the coding sequence ATGCTTATTGACACTATGGAAGACAGTATTAAATTAATGACCACCCTTGGTTCTTTAATGAATATAAGTAACTCTGAAGATAAAAATCTACCTGAGAGTTTTTTAGATTATGTAAAAAATACATTCAATATTTTAAGTTCGGATCAAAAAAAAATAGAAAACGAATCTAAAAATCTTGAAAAAAACGAAAACAAACCGTTAGATTTACATGACCTTTTAATTAAACTTCAAAAAAACTTAATTTCTACAGAAACAATCCTTCAAGTTCGAAACAAATTAATGTCAGGTTATCAAGAAATGATGAATTTGCAAATTTAA
- the fliF gene encoding flagellar basal-body MS-ring/collar protein FliF codes for MNVGSKHNLNAQDKNKRGYFLSYFPFNLRIFITIFLISLLILLYVFFFRSSHYRVLYNNLSKEDERLILSQLTHMHIPFKFDDNHSSLMVPERQLEKVQVNLSEQGLPKSSNIGFELLDQEKFGISQFNEQINYQRALEGELARSIQQLNNIKTARVHIAFPKPSLFVQDKKFPSASIILGVKKDSDINFNQINAILHMVSSSVSGLSIENVTIIDQTGNLLNSQNSLNNNIDNLQLKYCDLIEERYKQRIENILIPLVGLNNVHAQVTAKINFDKQESTEEKYKPNYTNDSKSIRSHQGTNNTELNEKYTENSISSSSFPKKLKVLSDKLLSDSNHVNSTDVSDKDVNHSSILPKSSVNQDYIINYELDRTFVHKNLQMGNIERLSAAVVINYIRDKDGELISLNPYQISKIENLIRAVIGFSLERGDSISIVNSLFIKPPMYFSESSSFWDSPLLFNKLFQYGFIFVLVIICFLICKVVFFRKKLKNNNLDNIHIKNIPRDNKNKEFSSKTENSEKVPTDAGFSNFSIKDPHTIAMIIRKWMSGDKK; via the coding sequence ATGAACGTTGGTTCTAAACATAATTTGAATGCACAAGATAAAAATAAAAGGGGTTATTTTTTATCTTATTTTCCATTTAACTTGCGTATTTTTATTACAATATTTTTAATATCATTGTTAATATTGCTTTATGTATTTTTTTTTAGATCCTCTCATTATCGTGTTCTTTATAATAATTTATCTAAGGAAGATGAGAGATTAATTTTATCTCAATTAACACATATGCATATTCCTTTTAAATTTGATGATAATCATAGTTCTTTAATGGTTCCAGAGAGGCAATTAGAAAAAGTTCAAGTAAATTTATCTGAGCAAGGTTTACCTAAAAGCAGCAATATTGGTTTTGAACTATTGGATCAAGAAAAATTTGGAATTAGTCAATTTAACGAACAGATAAATTATCAAAGAGCATTAGAAGGAGAATTAGCAAGAAGCATTCAACAACTAAATAATATTAAAACAGCTAGAGTACATATAGCTTTTCCTAAACCATCGCTATTTGTTCAAGATAAAAAATTTCCGTCAGCTTCTATAATTTTAGGCGTTAAAAAAGATTCAGATATTAATTTTAACCAAATAAATGCTATTTTACATATGGTATCTAGTAGTGTATCTGGATTATCCATTGAAAATGTCACAATTATTGATCAGACAGGAAACTTATTAAATAGTCAAAATTCATTAAATAATAATATTGATAATTTACAATTAAAATATTGTGATTTAATTGAAGAACGTTATAAACAAAGAATTGAAAATATTTTAATTCCATTAGTTGGATTAAATAATGTGCATGCGCAAGTGACAGCTAAAATTAATTTTGATAAACAAGAAAGTACAGAAGAGAAATATAAACCAAATTATACTAATGACAGTAAGTCTATTCGATCTCATCAAGGTACTAATAATACGGAATTGAATGAAAAATATACAGAAAATTCTATTTCTTCTAGTTCATTTCCAAAAAAATTAAAAGTTTTGTCTGACAAATTATTATCTGATTCTAATCATGTGAATTCTACAGATGTATCTGATAAAGATGTCAATCATTCGTCAATATTACCAAAATCAAGTGTTAATCAAGATTATATTATTAACTATGAATTAGACCGTACTTTTGTACATAAGAATTTGCAAATGGGAAATATAGAAAGGCTATCTGCTGCTGTAGTAATAAACTATATTCGAGATAAAGATGGGGAATTAATATCTTTAAATCCTTATCAAATTAGCAAGATTGAGAATTTAATTCGAGCAGTTATTGGTTTTTCTTTGGAACGTGGAGATTCAATTTCTATAGTAAATTCTTTATTTATAAAACCCCCTATGTATTTTAGCGAGAGTTCTTCTTTTTGGGACAGTCCTTTATTATTTAATAAACTATTTCAATATGGATTCATATTTGTTTTAGTAATAATATGTTTTTTAATTTGTAAAGTAGTTTTTTTTAGAAAAAAATTAAAAAATAATAATTTAGATAATATCCATATTAAAAATATACCTCGTGATAATAAAAATAAAGAGTTTAGTTCTAAGACAGAAAATTCTGAAAAAGTACCAACTGATGCAGGATTTAGTAATTTTTCTATAAAAGATCCACACACTATAGCAATGATAATTCGAAAATGGATGAGTGGAGATAAAAAATGA
- a CDS encoding FliG C-terminal domain-containing protein produces the protein MIILNGIEKSAILLITLGINEATKILNELSISEVQSLIKCMFNLGKIPRVIVDQVLLEFKKNFSLENSTTIVNKNYVISLSKKVLGEKNSINLFNEIENKENISRGIQKLNMIDPKNIATLLKHEHPQIISAILIYLNKNQSAAILSYLEELLSLDIIFRISQFSGLTKSGEQELIEVINYILKNYQKSTYHHDGVSVVINLLKLMTYDKEQHIINGIEKSNKKLADIIKSKLYLFENISNFDDDCIKYLIKKTTLHELSIAMHSSSELLRKKFFKNMSQTDSECLKNFFTKENSISIDDIKKAQNNLLNIIKDFLK, from the coding sequence ATGATAATCTTAAATGGAATAGAAAAAAGTGCTATTTTGTTAATTACTCTTGGTATAAATGAAGCCACAAAAATATTAAATGAATTATCCATATCAGAAGTGCAATCTCTTATTAAATGTATGTTTAATTTGGGGAAAATTCCTCGTGTTATTGTTGATCAAGTATTATTAGAATTTAAGAAAAATTTTTCTTTAGAAAATTCTACTACTATAGTAAATAAAAACTATGTAATTTCTTTATCAAAAAAAGTACTAGGAGAAAAAAATTCAATAAATTTATTCAATGAAATTGAAAATAAAGAAAATATTTCTCGTGGAATTCAAAAATTAAATATGATTGATCCTAAAAATATTGCTACATTATTAAAGCATGAACATCCTCAAATTATTTCAGCAATATTAATATATTTAAATAAAAATCAATCGGCAGCTATATTATCTTATTTAGAGGAATTGTTAAGTTTAGATATTATTTTTAGAATATCTCAATTTTCTGGTTTAACAAAATCAGGGGAACAAGAATTAATTGAAGTTATTAATTATATATTAAAAAATTATCAAAAATCTACATACCACCACGATGGTGTTTCTGTAGTGATAAATTTATTAAAATTGATGACTTATGATAAAGAACAACATATTATAAACGGAATTGAAAAATCTAATAAAAAATTAGCGGATATTATTAAATCGAAACTTTATTTATTTGAGAATATTTCTAATTTTGATGACGACTGCATTAAATATTTAATTAAAAAAACTACTCTTCATGAATTATCAATAGCTATGCATTCTTCGAGTGAGTTGTTAAGAAAAAAATTTTTTAAGAATATGTCTCAAACAGATTCTGAATGTTTAAAAAATTTTTTCACTAAAGAAAATTCTATATCTATTGATGATATAAAAAAAGCGCAAAATAATTTATTAAATATAATAAAAGATTTTTTGAAATAA
- a CDS encoding flagellar assembly protein FliH, translated as MEGFAAGFEKALLEFNKKNNFLLMKMNDFLSSFKHELEELDKIISSRLVFLVMNIAKKITENTAYNDDQNLLKKIKEILKDDKIIFNKPTLFIHPDNTEIIEKHFKKIFSKYGWTIFYDKKISRGGCIVRSEDTILDSTIEGRWTELCRLVLKEEE; from the coding sequence ATGGAGGGTTTTGCAGCAGGCTTTGAAAAGGCATTATTAGAATTCAATAAGAAAAATAATTTTTTATTAATGAAAATGAATGATTTTTTATCAAGTTTTAAACATGAATTAGAAGAATTAGATAAAATTATTTCTTCTCGTTTAGTATTTTTAGTGATGAATATTGCAAAAAAAATAACAGAAAATACTGCGTATAACGATGATCAAAATTTATTAAAAAAAATAAAAGAAATACTTAAAGATGATAAAATTATCTTTAATAAACCTACATTATTTATCCATCCTGATAATACCGAAATAATTGAAAAACATTTTAAAAAAATTTTTTCTAAGTATGGATGGACGATTTTTTATGATAAAAAAATATCTAGAGGGGGTTGTATAGTGCGTTCAGAAGATACTATATTAGATTCAACCATCGAAGGACGTTGGACTGAACTATGTAGATTAGTATTAAAAGAGGAAGAATAA
- a CDS encoding FliI/YscN family ATPase: MNLQVNKWLKKVLSYEKKIEYLPSIIKYGCLVGFNGSILEVSGLQLSIGSICFIEINTNKNDINEIEAEVIGFKNNIIFLMPLKSIDNVILGSKVRPKLVDGINYIVNELPICTGLLGRVLDSLGRPLDGLKKINKKYKQTLSYSFINPLQRTPIVDVLDTGIRAINALLTIGRGQRIGLFSGSGVGKSVLLGMMTKYTKADIVVLGLIGERGREVKEFIETILTKEAREKSVIIASSAEFSPLLQVKGASYAVRISEYFRDEGYHVLLIMDSLTRYAMAHREIALSIGELPASKGYPPSVFSKIFSLIERAGNGKNKNGSITAFYTVLTEEEEKYDPVADSARSILDGHIVLSREYAESGHYPAINIEMSISRVMSTIVDSVHDSKARYLKKILSCYQRNRDLINLGAYVTGTNPELDIAISLLPKIEKFLQQGMHEKSTFFESIRDLYSILN, from the coding sequence ATGAATTTACAAGTAAATAAATGGCTAAAAAAAGTATTAAGTTATGAAAAAAAAATAGAATATCTTCCTAGTATAATTAAGTATGGTTGTTTAGTGGGATTTAACGGATCTATTTTAGAAGTTAGTGGTTTGCAATTATCTATAGGATCTATTTGTTTTATAGAAATTAATACAAATAAAAATGATATTAATGAAATAGAAGCTGAAGTAATTGGATTTAAAAATAATATAATATTTTTAATGCCATTAAAAAGTATAGATAATGTAATTTTAGGTTCTAAGGTTAGGCCAAAATTAGTAGATGGTATAAATTATATAGTTAATGAATTGCCAATATGTACAGGGCTTTTAGGAAGGGTTTTAGATAGCTTAGGAAGGCCATTAGATGGATTAAAAAAAATTAATAAAAAATATAAACAAACGTTATCATATTCTTTCATTAATCCTTTACAGAGAACTCCTATTGTAGATGTTTTAGATACTGGAATTCGTGCTATTAATGCATTATTAACTATTGGTAGAGGACAAAGAATTGGACTTTTTTCTGGTTCAGGAGTAGGAAAAAGTGTATTATTAGGTATGATGACGAAATATACTAAAGCTGATATCGTCGTATTAGGTTTAATAGGAGAACGTGGTAGAGAAGTAAAAGAATTTATTGAAACGATTCTTACTAAAGAAGCACGTGAAAAGTCAGTAATAATTGCTTCTTCTGCTGAGTTTTCTCCTCTATTGCAAGTTAAGGGAGCGAGTTATGCAGTTCGTATTTCTGAATATTTTCGAGATGAAGGCTATCATGTATTGTTAATAATGGATTCTTTAACACGTTATGCAATGGCTCATCGAGAAATAGCATTATCTATAGGGGAATTGCCTGCTTCTAAAGGTTATCCTCCTTCTGTATTCTCAAAAATATTTTCTTTAATAGAAAGAGCAGGAAATGGGAAAAATAAAAATGGTTCTATTACAGCTTTTTATACAGTTTTAACAGAAGAAGAAGAGAAATATGATCCTGTTGCAGATTCAGCGCGATCTATATTAGATGGACATATTGTATTGTCAAGAGAATATGCTGAATCTGGTCACTATCCTGCTATTAATATTGAGATGTCAATCAGTCGAGTTATGTCTACTATAGTTGATTCGGTACATGATTCCAAAGCTCGTTATTTAAAAAAAATACTTTCATGTTACCAACGTAATCGTGATTTAATAAATTTAGGTGCATATGTTACAGGTACTAATCCTGAGTTAGATATAGCAATTTCTTTATTACCAAAAATAGAAAAATTTTTACAACAAGGTATGCATGAAAAGAGCACTTTTTTTGAGTCTATAAGAGATTTATATTCAATTTTAAATTAA
- a CDS encoding flagellar FliJ family protein codes for MNKNKIQEQINLLSKYKKEYLFKLHSEMHCGIFGFELRNYDYFIHSLTNDIEKQKKTIREYDKQYDIYFNLWKRHQCRLKMWSIISAKLSNYNFQITQLEEQIQLDEYVQRSFFKKGNSLISCRTL; via the coding sequence TTGAATAAAAATAAAATTCAAGAGCAAATAAATTTGTTATCAAAATATAAAAAAGAATATCTTTTTAAATTACATTCTGAAATGCATTGTGGTATTTTTGGATTTGAATTAAGAAATTATGATTATTTTATTCACTCATTAACAAATGATATTGAAAAACAAAAAAAAACTATACGAGAATATGATAAACAATATGATATATATTTTAATTTATGGAAAAGGCATCAGTGTAGGTTAAAAATGTGGAGTATAATATCTGCAAAATTATCTAATTATAATTTTCAAATAACTCAATTAGAGGAACAAATACAGCTAGATGAATATGTTCAAAGATCTTTTTTTAAAAAAGGTAATTCATTAATATCATGTCGAACATTATAA
- a CDS encoding FliM/FliN family flagellar motor switch protein, with translation MKNKNFFQIKKNNLEYNVNKHPKICSYDFELDYYTLYQINESLRKIFNFFSNKVCIDLLDVMNIEFDINLHSIRLEKYDNCTDYFTDSKLVGVYNIVSSLEVGIVGFSDKVISSIINVLFGGKSSSQYFKNKNVYKLTKCEKNIIKKILNIIKKAYSLSWKNEFNVDVEFFNVRLKKRNSLKSIISAGNIFLFTVFQIQCGNTLGFLNIIFPFSWIKTFKNKLINHSDKNTFIEKKNIVKMSLKMIYNIKISLDIRLVSVSVLLSDIFSLKVGDIISIKTPENAFAYSHDIPILIGKYKMHNKNYVFF, from the coding sequence ATGAAAAATAAAAATTTTTTTCAAATTAAGAAAAATAATTTAGAATATAATGTCAATAAACATCCAAAAATTTGTTCTTATGATTTTGAATTAGATTACTATACGTTGTATCAAATAAATGAATCTTTGAGAAAGATTTTTAATTTTTTTTCAAATAAAGTTTGTATAGATCTTTTAGATGTTATGAATATTGAATTTGACATTAATTTACATAGTATTCGATTAGAAAAATATGACAATTGTACGGATTATTTCACAGATTCAAAGTTAGTAGGTGTTTATAATATTGTTTCATCATTAGAAGTAGGAATAGTTGGATTTTCTGATAAGGTAATATCATCAATTATAAATGTTTTATTTGGGGGGAAATCTTCATCTCAATATTTCAAGAATAAAAATGTTTATAAATTAACAAAATGTGAAAAAAACATTATAAAAAAAATTTTAAATATAATTAAAAAGGCATATAGTTTATCTTGGAAAAATGAGTTTAATGTGGACGTAGAATTTTTTAACGTTCGTTTAAAAAAAAGAAATAGTCTTAAAAGTATTATTTCTGCAGGAAATATTTTTTTATTTACTGTTTTTCAGATACAATGTGGTAATACACTAGGTTTTTTAAATATAATTTTTCCATTTTCTTGGATTAAAACATTCAAAAATAAATTGATAAATCATAGTGATAAGAATACTTTTATAGAAAAAAAAAATATAGTTAAGATGTCATTAAAAATGATATATAATATAAAAATAAGTTTAGATATTAGGTTAGTTAGTGTCTCTGTTTTATTGTCTGATATTTTTTCATTAAAAGTTGGTGATATTATATCTATAAAAACTCCAGAAAATGCTTTTGCATATTCTCATGATATACCTATATTAATTGGAAAATATAAAATGCATAATAAAAATTATGTTTTTTTTTAG
- the fliN gene encoding flagellar motor switch protein FliN, whose product MNDKNNTLENYENNNTNVEKKIQVKKNFENNDDNSNLDPSVQKSKNLNFVIDIPIDITIELGKIELKIKDLLDLNTGSILTLDKYSGEPLNILVNKCIIAKGELVIVDEKYGIRIVSIVDGSKYLDIFK is encoded by the coding sequence ATGAATGATAAAAATAATACACTTGAAAATTATGAAAATAATAATACTAATGTCGAAAAAAAAATTCAAGTAAAAAAAAATTTTGAAAATAATGATGATAATTCCAATTTGGATCCATCTGTACAAAAGTCAAAAAATTTAAATTTTGTTATTGATATTCCAATAGATATAACAATTGAATTGGGTAAGATAGAACTGAAAATTAAGGATCTTCTTGATTTGAATACAGGTTCTATATTAACTTTAGATAAATATTCGGGAGAACCCTTAAATATATTGGTAAATAAATGTATAATTGCAAAAGGGGAACTTGTTATTGTAGATGAAAAATATGGAATCAGAATAGTTAGTATTGTTGATGGTTCGAAATATTTAGATATTTTTAAATAA
- a CDS encoding flagellar biosynthetic protein FliO, with amino-acid sequence MENVFQSTFIETAFSKLGMPFLKVILVLLVFFWLLKKISVEKKIINNSSVKILEKIRIGSHESVIIVKLDDIRLVIGVTSNNISLLYIFPSKKI; translated from the coding sequence ATGGAAAATGTATTTCAATCTACTTTTATAGAAACGGCATTTTCAAAACTTGGAATGCCTTTTTTGAAAGTAATTTTAGTTTTATTGGTTTTTTTTTGGTTATTGAAAAAAATTAGTGTTGAAAAAAAAATTATTAATAATTCTTCTGTAAAAATTTTAGAAAAGATTAGGATTGGATCACATGAAAGTGTTATTATTGTGAAATTAGATGATATTAGATTGGTAATAGGTGTTACATCAAATAATATTTCTCTTTTATATATTTTTCCTTCAAAAAAAATATGA